One segment of Xanthomonas oryzae pv. oryzae DNA contains the following:
- a CDS encoding PA4780 family RIO1-like protein kinase yields the protein MKTPNGLQPLIDDGVIDDVLRPLKSGKEASVYVVSAGAEILCAKVYKDMAQRSFQARVQYQEGRKVRGSRQARAMGKATKFGRKEAETAWKNTEADALYQLVDAGVHVPTPRGYFHGVLLMDLVTDEAGHSAPRLGEVELEPEQARVFHASLIGDVVKMLSLGLVHGDLSEYNVLVSPEGPVVIDFPQVVSAAGNNAARDMLLRDVHNLRDCLGRFAPDLLETHYGEEMWALFEKGALRPDSVLTGRFKFDTRRADVRAIRASIEDARQENLIRQQGRKAAAEDED from the coding sequence ATGAAAACCCCCAATGGCCTGCAGCCGCTGATCGACGACGGCGTCATCGACGACGTGTTGCGACCACTGAAGAGCGGCAAGGAAGCATCCGTCTACGTGGTCAGCGCAGGCGCCGAGATCCTGTGCGCCAAGGTCTACAAGGACATGGCGCAACGCAGTTTCCAGGCGCGCGTGCAATATCAGGAAGGCCGCAAGGTGCGTGGCAGCCGCCAGGCGCGTGCGATGGGCAAGGCCACCAAGTTCGGCCGCAAGGAAGCCGAAACCGCCTGGAAGAACACCGAAGCCGACGCGCTCTATCAACTGGTGGATGCCGGCGTGCACGTGCCCACGCCACGCGGTTACTTCCACGGCGTGCTGCTGATGGATCTGGTCACCGACGAAGCCGGCCACAGCGCACCGCGCCTGGGCGAGGTGGAACTGGAACCGGAACAGGCGCGCGTCTTCCACGCCAGCCTGATCGGCGACGTGGTCAAGATGCTGTCGCTGGGCCTGGTGCACGGCGATCTGTCCGAATACAACGTGCTGGTCTCTCCTGAAGGCCCGGTGGTGATCGACTTCCCGCAGGTGGTCAGCGCCGCCGGCAACAACGCAGCGCGCGACATGCTGCTGCGCGACGTACACAACCTGCGCGACTGCCTCGGCCGTTTCGCACCGGACTTGCTGGAAACCCATTACGGCGAAGAAATGTGGGCGCTGTTCGAAAAGGGCGCGTTGCGTCCGGATAGCGTGCTCACCGGGCGCTTCAAGTTCGACACCCGCCGCGCCGACGTGCGCGCCATTCGTGCCTCGATCGAAGATGCGCGCCAGGAAAACCTCATCCGCCAGCAAGGCCGCAAAGCGGCTGCGGAAGACGAGGACTAA